A window of the Candidatus Binatus sp. genome harbors these coding sequences:
- a CDS encoding DUF523 and DUF1722 domain-containing protein yields the protein MADSAHREGFTAASDAPIRIGVSSCLLGNEVRYDGGHKRNEFLLNTLGDFVEFVPVCPEVEIGLGTPRETLRLVRDGGDVRLIGNDTGVDHTAAMNSFAAKRVASLARDQLSGYVLKKDSPSCGMERVRVYRPSGIRARDGAGLFAAVLMRRYPNLPVEEEGRLSDPHRRENFVERIFAYRRLREFFSARWTRGGLVQFHTAHKLTLMVHSPRAYRELGRLVATAKAISRDQLSQRYQSDFMAALKTLATTARHTNVLHHMLGYLREHLDEASRAELSALIDDYRRGLAPLVVPITMFRHHVRSFGVDYLRGQVYLEPHPKELMLRNHV from the coding sequence GTGGCTGATTCGGCGCATCGCGAAGGCTTCACGGCAGCGAGCGATGCGCCGATCCGCATCGGCGTGTCGTCGTGCCTGCTCGGCAACGAGGTCCGCTACGACGGCGGGCATAAGCGCAACGAATTTCTGCTGAACACGCTCGGCGATTTCGTCGAGTTCGTGCCGGTGTGTCCGGAAGTTGAGATCGGGCTCGGCACTCCGCGCGAAACTCTGCGACTCGTTCGCGACGGCGGCGACGTGCGGCTCATCGGCAACGATACTGGCGTCGATCACACCGCGGCGATGAACTCATTTGCAGCGAAGCGCGTCGCCAGCCTCGCGCGCGACCAACTTTCGGGCTACGTGCTGAAAAAGGATTCGCCGAGTTGCGGGATGGAGCGCGTCCGCGTGTATCGGCCGTCGGGGATTCGGGCGCGCGACGGCGCGGGACTGTTCGCCGCCGTCCTGATGCGCCGTTATCCGAATCTGCCGGTCGAGGAGGAGGGCCGCCTCAGCGACCCGCATCGGCGCGAGAATTTTGTCGAGCGGATTTTCGCGTATCGGCGGCTGCGCGAGTTTTTTTCCGCGCGATGGACTCGCGGTGGGCTCGTGCAATTCCACACCGCGCACAAGCTCACGCTCATGGTGCATTCGCCGCGCGCGTATCGCGAGCTAGGCCGGCTGGTCGCAACTGCGAAAGCGATTTCCCGCGACCAACTCAGCCAGCGCTATCAGAGCGATTTCATGGCCGCGCTCAAGACGCTCGCGACGACGGCGCGCCACACCAACGTGCTGCATCATATGCTCGGTTACCTGCGCGAACATCTCGACGAAGCGTCGCGCGCTGAACTGTCTGCGCTGATCGACGATTATCGCCGCGGGCTGGCGCCGCTGGTCGTGCCGATCACGATGTTCCGCCATCATGTTCGCAGCTTCGGCGTCGATTATCTGCGCGGACAGGTTTATCTCGAACCGCATCCGAAGGAACTGATGCTGCGCAATCACGTCTGA
- a CDS encoding GIY-YIG nuclease family protein, protein MRDWTYYVYILSSLSRTLYTGVTNDLERRVTEHKESKPSSFTARYHVNRLVYFEEFGEVNDAIAREKEIKKMTRRRKVMLIESMNPDWKDLSEEWKEEEA, encoded by the coding sequence ATGCGCGATTGGACCTACTACGTGTACATCCTGAGCAGCCTCTCGCGGACGCTCTACACCGGCGTGACCAACGATCTCGAACGCCGCGTCACCGAGCATAAGGAGAGCAAGCCTAGTTCCTTTACCGCGCGGTACCACGTGAACCGGCTGGTGTATTTCGAGGAATTCGGCGAGGTGAACGACGCGATCGCGCGCGAGAAGGAGATCAAAAAGATGACGCGGCGGCGGAAGGTTATGCTGATTGAGTCGATGAATCCGGATTGGAAGGACCTAAGCGAGGAGTGGAAGGAAGAGGAAGCATGA
- a CDS encoding rhodanese-like domain-containing protein: MPLKLKRTVKQMLAEANAEVETISGADSIKLKDDPNVLFVDIRDVRELDRDGRIPGAFHAPRGMLEFWVDPESPYHKDIFASGKKFLFFUAGGGRSALAAQTLQSMGLTPVCHMGGGFTAWKAAGGPVEGGKAS; the protein is encoded by the coding sequence ATGCCACTCAAACTCAAGCGAACCGTCAAGCAGATGCTCGCCGAGGCCAACGCCGAGGTAGAGACCATCAGCGGCGCGGACTCGATCAAGCTGAAGGATGATCCCAACGTGCTGTTCGTGGATATTCGCGATGTCCGCGAGCTTGATCGCGACGGCCGCATCCCGGGGGCGTTCCACGCGCCGCGCGGCATGCTCGAATTCTGGGTCGATCCGGAGAGTCCGTACCACAAGGATATCTTCGCGTCGGGCAAGAAATTCCTCTTCTTCTGAGCAGGCGGAGGCAGATCTGCGCTGGCAGCGCAGACCCTTCAGAGCATGGGATTGACGCCGGTTTGCCATATGGGCGGCGGCTTTACGGCGTGGAAAGCCGCGGGCGGGCCGGTGGAAGGCGGCAAAGCCTCGTGA
- a CDS encoding HAD family hydrolase — MAKQNYKAVVIDLFDTLVNWNPEGLPLVEWRGKEIRSTAPLLFPKLEEELGERFDRDRFMAAHDSVYSDIFAQRMLAEAIEITCHERFERTLKKLDLGDAEAKMLAAHLRRIHMGRVREVTRAPEARLDAMRQIAAHYRLGLISNFDDAETGHLIVTDTGIRELFDAVIISADAGIRKPNPIIFESILEMMKLAPRDILFVGDTPHDDVLGAKRAGMHAAWINRRGVALPEDVPAPDIIIEDLAELPAALGI, encoded by the coding sequence GTGGCTAAGCAAAATTACAAAGCAGTCGTGATCGATCTGTTCGACACGCTGGTGAACTGGAATCCCGAGGGGCTGCCGCTGGTCGAATGGCGCGGCAAGGAGATTCGCAGCACGGCGCCGCTGCTGTTCCCCAAGCTCGAAGAGGAACTCGGCGAGCGCTTCGATCGCGACCGCTTCATGGCGGCGCATGACAGCGTTTACAGCGACATCTTTGCGCAGCGGATGCTGGCGGAAGCGATCGAGATCACCTGCCATGAGCGATTCGAGCGCACGCTCAAAAAACTCGACCTGGGCGACGCCGAAGCGAAAATGCTCGCGGCTCATCTCAGGCGGATTCACATGGGCCGCGTGCGCGAAGTCACCCGCGCGCCGGAAGCGCGGCTCGACGCGATGCGCCAAATCGCGGCGCATTACCGCCTCGGCCTGATATCGAATTTCGACGACGCGGAGACCGGCCATCTGATCGTCACCGATACCGGCATCCGCGAACTGTTCGACGCGGTGATCATCTCGGCCGACGCGGGCATCCGAAAACCGAATCCGATCATCTTCGAGAGCATACTCGAGATGATGAAACTCGCGCCGCGCGACATTCTGTTCGTCGGCGACACTCCTCACGACGATGTGCTGGGCGCCAAGCGGGCCGGGATGCACGCGGCGTGGATCAATCGCCGCGGCGTCGCGCTGCCGGAAGACGTCCCGGCGCCGGATATCATCATCGAGGACCTCGCCGAGCTTCCGGCCGCACTCGGCATCTAG
- a CDS encoding DUF4149 domain-containing protein has product MIVALFLFLVAMGCWLGGIVFFSFFTAPAIFGSLPIEEAGKAISTIFPRYYMLGYIAGTVALVLAIYFTSVRDARLWWGGAALAIAIGLGLTFYAGAVVLPRADAIRVVSHEPNADPAQKAEFDKLHRLSVILNGAVLLLNLAALAGTAGALTVRG; this is encoded by the coding sequence ATGATCGTAGCGCTCTTCCTGTTCCTGGTTGCGATGGGATGCTGGCTTGGCGGGATCGTTTTCTTTTCCTTTTTCACCGCGCCGGCGATTTTCGGCAGCTTGCCGATCGAAGAGGCCGGCAAGGCGATCAGCACGATCTTTCCGCGCTATTACATGCTCGGTTACATCGCCGGCACGGTAGCGCTGGTGCTGGCGATCTACTTCACGTCGGTGCGCGACGCGCGGCTATGGTGGGGCGGCGCGGCGCTCGCAATCGCAATCGGGCTGGGACTCACATTCTATGCGGGCGCCGTCGTGCTGCCGCGCGCCGACGCGATTCGCGTCGTCAGCCACGAGCCGAATGCCGATCCAGCTCAAAAGGCGGAATTCGACAAACTTCATCGGCTGTCGGTGATCCTCAACGGCGCCGTGCTGCTGCTGAATCTCGCCGCGCTCGCCGGTACTGCGGGAGCCTTGACCGTCCGTGGCTAA
- a CDS encoding DUF2203 domain-containing protein — protein MPKPAFEKLFSPAEANHLIPRLEILMRQLQMQAGSLRSRIEDLAVDDPSILHSEFAEIVTRYPELRFFTTSMADAASQIEAMGCILKDVDLGLVDFPFDSDDEIVFLCWQFGERAVIAWHGIDSGFSERQPLPGAPKTYLN, from the coding sequence TTGCCTAAACCTGCGTTCGAAAAGCTATTCAGCCCCGCGGAAGCCAATCATCTGATTCCGCGCCTCGAAATCCTGATGCGCCAGCTTCAGATGCAGGCAGGCTCGTTGCGCAGCCGGATCGAGGATCTCGCGGTGGACGATCCGTCGATTCTGCACAGTGAGTTTGCGGAGATCGTGACTCGCTACCCTGAGCTTCGATTTTTCACGACCAGCATGGCCGATGCCGCCAGTCAGATCGAAGCGATGGGATGCATCCTTAAAGACGTCGACTTAGGCCTGGTCGATTTTCCCTTCGATTCGGACGACGAGATCGTCTTCCTGTGCTGGCAATTCGGCGAGCGGGCGGTGATCGCGTGGCACGGTATCGACAGCGGATTCTCCGAGCGCCAGCCGCTGCCCGGCGCGCCCAAGACTTACCTCAATTGA
- the lon gene encoding endopeptidase La: MADKPKGEKRFDIEEDLNKAEIPEILPVLPLRGIVIFPSQIHPFLVSRPSSLKLIEEVGQTSKIIALAAQRNPEEEQPGPEGLFPRGTAVRILKMLRYPDQSVRVLVQGLARIELGEFTQREPYFVAHVTRLHEAISPDREIDALQAHLVSQFSKFVSLVPYLPDELQVMAMQIKDASRLSDMVASYLKIAVEEAQELVATLEVRARLEKLLAILAREIELLELGHKIQSQVQTELNKNQREYYLRQQLKAIQKELGEGDGRTTEVEEIEKKIEEANLPPDARKVADKELDRLKMIPPESAEHTVVRTYLDWLVSLPWSVSTEDNLDIKHARQVLDEDHYDLEKIKERILEFLAVRKLKSDTKGPILCLVGPPGTGKTSLGKSIARAMGRKFVRLSLGGIRDEAEIRGHRRTYIGSLPGRIIQGLRNAGSNNPLFILDEVDKLGMDFRGDPASALLEVLDPEQNNTFSDHYLDVPFDLSKVLFLTTANILDPIPHALRDRMEVLELPGYTEEEKLQIVQRHLIPKQLIENGLGDRKIEFAEDALREIIHSYTREAGLRNLEREISRVCRKIARAITEGEQAPERITAADVQRYLGTPRFYSEVAERTQEPGVATGLAWTPNGGEIMFIESTRMPGQKGLMLTGSLGDVMKESAQAAMSYVRTRAERLGIPADFFEKSDIHVHVPAGGIPKDGPSGGVTIAVSLASLLSGRPVRSDVAMTGEITLRGKVLPVGGIKEKVLAARRAGIKTIILPRRNERDLEDIQPEVRKEIETIFVDTVDEVIAHALRDANSVQPPPEEPTTTARPERTVLN, encoded by the coding sequence ATGGCAGATAAACCGAAAGGGGAAAAACGTTTCGACATCGAAGAGGATCTGAACAAGGCTGAGATTCCGGAAATCCTGCCGGTGCTGCCGCTGCGCGGCATCGTAATTTTCCCGAGCCAGATTCATCCGTTTCTCGTGTCGCGGCCTTCTTCGCTGAAATTGATCGAGGAAGTCGGACAGACGTCGAAAATTATCGCGCTCGCAGCGCAGCGAAATCCTGAAGAAGAGCAGCCCGGCCCAGAAGGACTGTTTCCGCGCGGCACGGCAGTGCGCATCCTCAAGATGCTCCGCTATCCCGATCAGAGCGTGCGCGTGCTCGTGCAAGGTCTCGCGCGCATCGAACTCGGCGAATTCACCCAGCGCGAGCCGTACTTCGTTGCGCACGTGACGCGGCTGCACGAAGCGATCAGTCCCGACAGGGAGATCGATGCGCTTCAGGCTCACCTCGTGAGCCAGTTCTCGAAGTTCGTTTCATTGGTGCCGTACCTGCCCGACGAGTTGCAGGTGATGGCGATGCAGATCAAGGACGCGAGCCGGCTTAGCGACATGGTCGCGTCGTATCTGAAGATCGCGGTCGAAGAGGCGCAGGAACTGGTCGCGACGCTCGAGGTGCGCGCGCGCCTCGAGAAGCTGCTGGCGATCCTGGCGCGGGAAATCGAACTGCTGGAGCTGGGCCATAAGATCCAATCGCAAGTGCAGACCGAGCTGAACAAGAATCAGCGCGAGTACTATCTGCGCCAGCAACTGAAGGCGATTCAGAAGGAACTCGGCGAGGGCGACGGCCGCACCACCGAAGTCGAAGAGATCGAGAAAAAGATCGAAGAAGCAAATCTACCGCCCGACGCGCGCAAGGTCGCCGACAAGGAACTCGATCGGCTCAAGATGATACCGCCGGAATCGGCGGAACACACGGTCGTACGCACTTATCTCGATTGGCTCGTCAGCCTGCCGTGGAGCGTCTCGACCGAAGACAATCTCGACATCAAGCACGCGCGCCAGGTGCTCGACGAAGATCACTACGATCTCGAGAAAATTAAGGAGCGTATCCTCGAGTTCCTCGCGGTGCGCAAGCTAAAGAGCGACACCAAGGGGCCGATTCTTTGCCTGGTCGGGCCGCCGGGAACCGGCAAAACATCGCTCGGCAAATCGATCGCGCGCGCGATGGGCCGCAAGTTCGTGCGCCTGTCGCTCGGCGGCATCCGCGACGAAGCCGAAATTCGCGGGCATCGCCGCACCTACATCGGGTCGCTGCCCGGACGCATCATCCAGGGGCTGCGCAACGCCGGATCCAACAATCCGCTGTTCATCCTCGACGAGGTGGACAAGCTCGGCATGGATTTCCGCGGCGACCCCGCGTCGGCGCTGCTTGAAGTGCTCGATCCCGAGCAGAACAACACGTTCTCGGATCACTATCTCGACGTGCCGTTCGATTTGTCGAAGGTGCTGTTCCTGACGACCGCCAACATTCTCGATCCGATTCCGCACGCACTGCGCGACCGCATGGAAGTGCTCGAGTTGCCGGGCTACACGGAAGAAGAGAAGTTGCAAATCGTGCAGCGGCATCTGATTCCCAAGCAACTCATCGAGAATGGCCTGGGCGATCGGAAAATCGAATTTGCAGAGGATGCGCTGCGCGAGATCATCCACAGCTACACGCGCGAGGCGGGACTCAGAAATCTCGAGCGCGAGATTTCGCGCGTATGCCGCAAGATCGCCCGCGCAATCACCGAGGGCGAGCAGGCGCCGGAGCGCATCACCGCGGCCGACGTTCAGCGCTATCTCGGCACGCCGCGCTTCTACTCGGAAGTCGCGGAGCGCACCCAGGAGCCCGGCGTCGCAACCGGTCTCGCATGGACGCCAAATGGCGGCGAAATCATGTTCATCGAGAGCACGCGGATGCCCGGCCAAAAAGGCCTGATGCTGACCGGTTCGCTCGGCGACGTGATGAAGGAATCGGCCCAGGCAGCGATGTCATACGTGCGCACGCGCGCGGAGCGGCTTGGCATCCCGGCAGACTTTTTCGAAAAGTCAGACATTCACGTTCACGTACCGGCGGGCGGAATCCCCAAGGACGGACCTTCGGGCGGCGTCACGATCGCTGTGTCGCTCGCGTCGTTGCTGAGCGGACGGCCGGTCCGCTCGGACGTCGCGATGACCGGTGAAATCACGCTGCGCGGCAAAGTGCTGCCGGTCGGCGGAATCAAGGAGAAGGTGCTCGCGGCGCGCCGCGCGGGAATCAAGACAATCATTCTGCCGCGCCGCAACGAGCGCGATCTCGAGGACATCCAGCCGGAAGTGCGCAAAGAGATCGAGACGATCTTTGTCGATACGGTGGACGAGGTGATTGCTCACGCGCTGCGCGACGCCAACAGCGTGCAACCGCCGCCAGAGGAACCCACCACCACGGCGCGCCCGGAGCGTACCGTGCTCAACTGA
- a CDS encoding DUF2141 domain-containing protein yields MGAVAVAQSPAAAPSPAANVIRVHYVGMSSDVGRAGCAIWSSPAGWPRHREQAAQRAWAPITNGSAVCDFPGLPPGTYAVATFHDRDLTGSMTFNFIGLPTESYGFSNDAPVGLRPPSFQAAGFAYSGGVLDITVHAKK; encoded by the coding sequence TTGGGCGCAGTCGCTGTCGCACAATCGCCGGCAGCGGCGCCGTCACCCGCGGCCAACGTGATTCGCGTGCATTACGTCGGGATGTCGAGCGACGTCGGGCGCGCAGGATGCGCGATCTGGTCGTCGCCCGCCGGATGGCCGCGGCATCGCGAGCAGGCGGCGCAGCGAGCGTGGGCGCCGATCACAAATGGCAGCGCGGTGTGCGATTTTCCCGGATTGCCGCCGGGCACCTACGCGGTCGCAACTTTTCACGACCGAGATTTGACCGGCTCGATGACGTTCAACTTTATTGGATTGCCGACGGAATCGTATGGTTTCTCGAATGACGCGCCGGTTGGACTACGACCGCCGTCCTTTCAGGCCGCCGGCTTCGCCTACAGTGGCGGCGTGCTCGATATCACGGTCCACGCCAAGAAGTAA
- a CDS encoding SDR family NAD(P)-dependent oxidoreductase yields MEIRGKVGVITGGGSGIGRATSERLAREGASIVVADLDEAGGIETVKRIEDAGGKAVFVRADVVKIEDTRRMFNTAITKFGRLDILHNNAGIGVGAPGFPDAPAERWHLVVEIDLQAVILGTGLAAPIMQKNGGGVIINTASMAGLYPHRQDAVYGAAKGGVVNFTHSLASWEAERKIRVNCICPGIVDTPLVRKGLEQAEKFGIKSWMPSKIIQPEEIADAVVMLVRDDSLFGCSLEVRPTGRQIVDPRPAPGARR; encoded by the coding sequence ATGGAAATCAGGGGTAAAGTCGGCGTCATCACAGGCGGCGGCTCGGGAATCGGACGCGCAACGTCGGAACGGCTCGCGCGCGAAGGTGCATCGATCGTAGTTGCGGACCTCGACGAGGCCGGCGGTATCGAGACCGTCAAGCGGATCGAAGATGCAGGCGGCAAGGCGGTCTTCGTGCGCGCCGACGTAGTGAAGATCGAAGATACGCGGCGGATGTTCAATACCGCGATCACGAAGTTCGGACGCCTGGATATTCTGCACAACAACGCGGGTATCGGAGTGGGCGCGCCGGGCTTTCCGGATGCGCCGGCCGAGCGATGGCATCTGGTGGTCGAAATCGATCTGCAAGCGGTGATTCTCGGCACCGGCCTCGCCGCGCCGATCATGCAAAAGAACGGCGGCGGCGTGATCATCAACACGGCCTCGATGGCCGGGCTGTATCCGCATCGACAGGACGCGGTGTACGGCGCGGCGAAGGGCGGCGTGGTGAATTTCACGCATTCGCTGGCAAGCTGGGAAGCGGAGCGCAAGATTCGCGTCAACTGCATCTGTCCCGGAATCGTCGATACGCCGCTGGTGCGCAAGGGACTCGAGCAGGCTGAGAAATTTGGCATCAAGAGCTGGATGCCCTCGAAAATTATCCAACCCGAAGAGATCGCGGATGCGGTCGTGATGCTGGTGCGCGACGATTCGCTGTTCGGATGCTCGCTCGAGGTGCGTCCGACGGGCCGGCAGATCGTGGACCCGCGTCCCGCGCCTGGTGCGCGACGATGA
- a CDS encoding DUF1634 domain-containing protein, with translation MPKQEEDRILRVWTPILLRTILIVAMIVLIAGLVLTYTYAPDYYVQRYNAVQQGHLIGKEKFSLLVDRMKQGNPHAVLTIGLFVLTLVPLARVAFCFLLFIKERDYTFVAFTGYVLAGLIVGVLVGSVG, from the coding sequence GTGCCAAAACAGGAAGAAGATCGAATTCTCCGCGTGTGGACGCCGATTCTGCTGCGCACGATTCTAATCGTCGCGATGATCGTGCTGATAGCCGGCCTGGTGCTCACATACACTTACGCGCCCGATTACTACGTCCAGCGTTACAACGCGGTGCAGCAGGGGCATCTGATCGGCAAGGAAAAATTTTCGCTGCTCGTCGATCGCATGAAACAAGGCAATCCGCACGCGGTGCTGACGATCGGGCTGTTCGTGCTGACGCTGGTGCCGCTCGCACGCGTTGCGTTCTGCTTCCTGCTCTTCATCAAGGAACGCGACTATACTTTTGTGGCGTTCACCGGCTACGTGCTCGCCGGTTTGATCGTCGGCGTGCTGGTCGGGAGCGTGGGTTAG
- a CDS encoding TSUP family transporter, whose translation MIGVTAGAGALVFLARGDVATTIAAPVAIGVTVGALAGSRVLAHLKVESLRIFFVIILLLIAAEMGWRAMSGI comes from the coding sequence ATGATTGGCGTGACCGCGGGCGCGGGCGCGCTGGTGTTCCTGGCGCGCGGCGATGTTGCGACGACGATCGCGGCGCCGGTCGCGATCGGGGTGACGGTCGGCGCGCTCGCGGGCAGCCGCGTACTGGCGCATCTCAAAGTCGAATCGCTCCGAATTTTCTTTGTGATTATTCTGCTGCTGATCGCCGCCGAGATGGGCTGGCGCGCGATGTCGGGGATTTGA
- a CDS encoding sulfite exporter TauE/SafE family protein, translated as MLSILGSLLALAIGAGFVGAISGLGGGVFIVPALVIFAHMPMQVAIGASLISVVATSAGASVAFVRDGWTNLKVAMVLECATVTGAVIGAYLAGVVPTVVLELMFAAMFRARPATS; from the coding sequence TTGCTTAGCATTCTCGGAAGTTTGCTGGCGCTGGCGATCGGCGCGGGCTTTGTCGGCGCGATCTCGGGGCTCGGCGGCGGGGTGTTTATCGTGCCCGCGCTGGTGATTTTCGCGCACATGCCGATGCAGGTCGCGATCGGCGCGAGCCTGATCTCGGTAGTCGCGACGAGCGCCGGCGCGAGCGTCGCGTTCGTGCGCGACGGATGGACCAATCTGAAAGTCGCGATGGTACTCGAGTGCGCGACCGTCACCGGCGCGGTGATCGGCGCGTATCTCGCCGGCGTGGTGCCGACCGTGGTGCTCGAACTGATGTTCGCCGCGATGTTTCGAGCGCGACCAGCAACTTCATGA
- a CDS encoding carboxymuconolactone decarboxylase family protein: MEKGLTEEKISRLGSYRTDAIFSESEKVALEFAELMALDHKSIDDDFFRRLRAQFSDAEVVELGMAVGQYIGFGRLLMVLDLERPVCEI; this comes from the coding sequence ATGGAAAAAGGATTGACCGAAGAAAAGATCTCGCGGCTCGGCTCATATCGCACCGATGCAATTTTCAGCGAAAGCGAAAAAGTCGCGCTCGAATTTGCGGAACTGATGGCGCTCGATCACAAATCGATCGACGACGACTTTTTCCGGCGACTGCGCGCGCAGTTCAGCGACGCGGAAGTCGTCGAGCTGGGCATGGCGGTCGGGCAGTATATCGGTTTCGGGCGTCTGCTGATGGTGCTCGACCTGGAACGTCCGGTCTGCGAGATCTGA
- a CDS encoding orotidine 5'-phosphate decarboxylase / HUMPS family protein, translating to MPGRGAQASERARGRDACVAGLSPNQPRLIGPQGRHTVCADRVAEIARLAADASLDGVVTSPHQISRVRGIGGRRFVIVTSGLSLRPGVDGQSHGIDGPSHVSGAVDAIRAGADYVVVGAPVWQAPEPVRAVREITDGIERGLRANPRGALEMLNLRPL from the coding sequence ATGCCGGGTCGAGGGGCTCAGGCGTCCGAACGTGCTCGCGGTCGCGATGCTTGCGTTGCGGGCCTGTCGCCGAATCAGCCGCGGCTGATCGGTCCGCAGGGACGGCATACGGTATGCGCGGATCGAGTCGCCGAGATCGCGCGGCTCGCGGCGGACGCTTCGCTCGACGGCGTCGTCACGTCGCCGCATCAGATTTCGCGCGTGCGTGGAATCGGCGGGCGCCGCTTCGTGATCGTGACGTCGGGGCTGAGCTTGCGGCCCGGCGTCGATGGACAGTCGCACGGGATCGATGGGCCGTCGCACGTGAGCGGGGCCGTCGATGCGATCCGTGCAGGCGCAGATTACGTGGTGGTCGGCGCGCCGGTATGGCAGGCGCCGGAGCCGGTGCGCGCGGTGCGCGAAATCACCGATGGTATCGAGCGCGGGCTGCGCGCGAATCCGCGCGGCGCGCTCGAGATGCTCAATCTGCGGCCGCTCTGA
- a CDS encoding orotidine 5'-phosphate decarboxylase / HUMPS family protein — protein sequence MTQYWPFPGLIRQTALRDRLVVSLDLGDRREALKLVDRLARVVGMFKVGRALFVGGGPDFIREIRQRGAEVFLDLRFHESPSRVPRAAVEAARLGVKMFDIQASGSAACIMDMMTRTRAEVARVCRVEGLRRPNVLAVAMLALRACRRISRG from the coding sequence ATGACCCAGTACTGGCCGTTCCCAGGCCTGATTCGACAAACCGCGCTGCGCGACCGGCTGGTCGTGTCGCTCGACCTTGGAGATCGGCGCGAGGCGCTGAAGCTGGTGGATCGGCTCGCGCGCGTGGTCGGGATGTTCAAGGTGGGGCGCGCGTTGTTCGTCGGCGGCGGGCCTGATTTCATCCGCGAGATTCGCCAGCGCGGCGCGGAAGTGTTCCTCGATCTCAGGTTCCACGAAAGCCCGAGTCGAGTGCCGCGCGCGGCGGTCGAGGCGGCGCGGCTCGGCGTCAAGATGTTCGACATCCAGGCGTCAGGCTCGGCCGCTTGCATCATGGACATGATGACGCGCACCCGGGCGGAAGTGGCGCGCGTATGCCGGGTCGAGGGGCTCAGGCGTCCGAACGTGCTCGCGGTCGCGATGCTTGCGTTGCGGGCCTGTCGCCGAATCAGCCGCGGCTGA